One region of Peromyscus eremicus chromosome 4, PerEre_H2_v1, whole genome shotgun sequence genomic DNA includes:
- the Prrt1b gene encoding proline rich transmembrane protein 1B: MSRSLHCPDAKGGDSPAAPEDPPAAEDPRSPSQPALPQLPRRPQLLDEDAGPDEDGAAAAEGSDPVRGDPEPASASSEAGPMPKATGGTVPPIGFVGEPPPYAPPDPKAVALLYPPFPHVPVLFQPAPGPAALYPPPPGPLFPPAAAAGASFPFPAYGSPMAGAPGPMQVEHRPLPKDFMMESVLVTLFCCLLTGLIAIVYSHETRAALGRGDLAQAEEASRKARSLVLFSLLFGVFVSTSWVIYVVVALYLP; the protein is encoded by the exons ATGTCCCGTAGCCTGCATT GTCCTGACGCCAAGGGGGGCGACAGCCCCGCAGCCCCGGAGGACCCTCCAGCCGCCGAGGACCCGCGCAGTCCCTCGCAGCCGGCGCTCCCTCAGCTCCCGCGCCGCCCGCAGCTGCTGGATGAAGACGCGGGACCGGACGAGGATGGAGCCGCGGCCGCAGAGGGCAGCGATCCGGTCCGGGGGGACCCAGAACCCGCATCTGCGTCGAGCGAGGCAGGACCCATGCCCAAGGCCACCGGCGGCACCGTTCCGCCCATCGGCTTCGTGGGCGAGCCCCCGCCCTACGCGCCGCCGGACCCCAAGGCAGTGGCGCTGCTCTACCCGCCCTTCCCGCACGTGCCGGTGCTGTTCCAGCCGGCGCCCGGGCCCGCCGCACTCTACCCGCCGCCGCCTGGCCCGCTCTTCCCACCCGCCGCTGCTGCCGgagcctccttccccttcccGGCG TATGGCAGCCCCATGGCCGGTGCGCCTGGCCCCATGCAGGTGGAGCACAGGCCTCTGCCCAAGGACTTCATGATGGAGTCGGTGCTGGTGACCCTGTTCTGTTGCCTGCTCACAGGGCTTATTGCCATTGTGTACTCCCATGAG ACTCGAGCAGCCCTGGGCAGGGGTGACTTGGCACAGGCGGAGGAGGCTTCGAGGAAGGCCCGCTCACTTGTACTCTTCAGCCTGCTCTTCGGGGTCTTTGTGTCTACCAGCTGGGTCATCTATGTGGTGGTGGCCCTCTACCTCCCCTGA
- the Golga2 gene encoding golgin subfamily A member 2 isoform X2: MASPEHDVSTSFVILIPEETSTRQRNRVSALLQERARARATSCWSWVWGEDQRERQNDDNQPEMDAFAVIKADPGQVFWSTQAPTDRAAPAPPTAADDTMFLGVVPSPDADLTSMASPQSHDAGNCSDLMEETKTFSSTESLRQLSQQLNGLVSEVPQDWGPERSFPSRSLKRPVTRNKEPAGWKLEADG; this comes from the exons ATGGCCTCCCCTGAACACGATGTTAGTACTTCCTTTGTGATTCTCATTCCCGAAGAGACATCCACCAGACAAAGGAACCGGGTCTCTGCCCTTCTGCAGGAGAGGGCCCGAGCCAGGGCTACATCCTGCTGGAGCTGGGTATGGGGAGAggatcagagagagagacagaatgatgACAATCAGCCAGAGATGGATGCCTTCGCAGTCATCAAAGCTGATCCCGGCCAGGTGTTCTGGTCGACTCAG GCGCCCACAGACCGAGCTGCCCCTGCACCGCCAACTGCTGCTGATGACACTATGTTTCTTGGTGTTGTCCCTTCCCCCGATGCTGACCTCACTAGCATGGCATCACCTCAG AGCCATGACGCTGGCAATTGCTCTGACCTCATGGAGGAGACCAA GACTTTCTCGTCAACTGAGAGTCTGCGACAACTTTCTCAACAGCTCAATGGTCTTGTGTCTGAGGTACCGCAGGACTGGGGTCCAGAAAGAAG CTTCCCTTCCAGGAGTCTGAAGAGACCAGTAACAAGAAATAAGGAGCCAGCTGGTTGGAAACTAGAGGCTGATGGATaa
- the Golga2 gene encoding golgin subfamily A member 2 isoform X3, which yields MASPEHDVSTSFVILIPEETSTRQRNRVSALLQERARARATSCWSWVWGEDQRERQNDDNQPEMDAFAVIKADPGQVFWSTQAPTDRAAPAPPTAADDTMFLGVVPSPDADLTSMASPQSHDAGNCSDLMEETKTFSSTESLRQLSQQLNGLVSELPFQESEETSNKK from the exons ATGGCCTCCCCTGAACACGATGTTAGTACTTCCTTTGTGATTCTCATTCCCGAAGAGACATCCACCAGACAAAGGAACCGGGTCTCTGCCCTTCTGCAGGAGAGGGCCCGAGCCAGGGCTACATCCTGCTGGAGCTGGGTATGGGGAGAggatcagagagagagacagaatgatgACAATCAGCCAGAGATGGATGCCTTCGCAGTCATCAAAGCTGATCCCGGCCAGGTGTTCTGGTCGACTCAG GCGCCCACAGACCGAGCTGCCCCTGCACCGCCAACTGCTGCTGATGACACTATGTTTCTTGGTGTTGTCCCTTCCCCCGATGCTGACCTCACTAGCATGGCATCACCTCAG AGCCATGACGCTGGCAATTGCTCTGACCTCATGGAGGAGACCAA GACTTTCTCGTCAACTGAGAGTCTGCGACAACTTTCTCAACAGCTCAATGGTCTTGTGTCTGAG CTTCCCTTCCAGGAGTCTGAAGAGACCAGTAACAAGAAATAA
- the Golga2 gene encoding golgin subfamily A member 2 isoform X1 yields the protein MASPEHDVSTSFVILIPEETSTRQRNRVSALLQERARARATSCWSWVWGEDQRERQNDDNQPEMDAFAVIKADPGQVFWSTQAPTDRAAPAPPTAADDTMFLGVVPSPDADLTSMASPQSHDAGNCSDLMEETKTFSSTESLRQLSQQLNGLVSESTSYINGEGLTSSNMKAWTMGYMRPCLKKVSWEWC from the exons ATGGCCTCCCCTGAACACGATGTTAGTACTTCCTTTGTGATTCTCATTCCCGAAGAGACATCCACCAGACAAAGGAACCGGGTCTCTGCCCTTCTGCAGGAGAGGGCCCGAGCCAGGGCTACATCCTGCTGGAGCTGGGTATGGGGAGAggatcagagagagagacagaatgatgACAATCAGCCAGAGATGGATGCCTTCGCAGTCATCAAAGCTGATCCCGGCCAGGTGTTCTGGTCGACTCAG GCGCCCACAGACCGAGCTGCCCCTGCACCGCCAACTGCTGCTGATGACACTATGTTTCTTGGTGTTGTCCCTTCCCCCGATGCTGACCTCACTAGCATGGCATCACCTCAG AGCCATGACGCTGGCAATTGCTCTGACCTCATGGAGGAGACCAA GACTTTCTCGTCAACTGAGAGTCTGCGACAACTTTCTCAACAGCTCAATGGTCTTGTGTCTGAG TCTACCTCCTACATCAACGGGGAGGGCCTCACATCTTCCAACATGAAGGCCTGGAccatgggatacatgagaccctgtctcaaaaaagtgtcATGGGAATGGTGCTAA